A single genomic interval of Perca fluviatilis chromosome 19, GENO_Pfluv_1.0, whole genome shotgun sequence harbors:
- the LOC120548083 gene encoding guanine nucleotide-binding protein G(I)/G(S)/G(O) subunit gamma-4 — translation MKDGIANNSTASISHARKAVEQLKMEACMDRIKVSKAAADLMAYCDAHIREDPLIMPVPASENPFREKKFFCTIL, via the exons ATGAAGGACGGTATCGCCAACAACAGCACGGCCAGCATCTCCCATGCCAGGAAAGCTGTGGAGCAGCTGAAGATGGAGGCCTGCATGGATAGGATAAAG GTCTCCAAAGCGGCTGCAGACCTGATGGCGTACTGCGACGCCCACATACGCGAGGACCCCCTCATCATGCCCGTCCCCGCCTCCGAGAACCCGTTCCGAGAGAAGAAGTTCTTCTGCACCATCCTCTGA